A region of Vitis riparia cultivar Riparia Gloire de Montpellier isolate 1030 chromosome 12, EGFV_Vit.rip_1.0, whole genome shotgun sequence DNA encodes the following proteins:
- the LOC117926079 gene encoding LOB domain-containing protein 2-like: MQRGNGSPAACAACKHQRKRCDENCALSPYFPASKTREFQAVHKVYGMSNVIKILRSIESEDERRRAADSLVWEAFCRQTNPVLGSYGEFKKVVEELKFYKNQNQQLQEAYARASELIGWNRSSNGMNTAAAGASG; this comes from the coding sequence ATGCAGAGGGGCAATGGCAGTCCAGCAGCATGCGCAGCATGCAAGCATCAGAGGAAGAGGTGCGACGAAAACTGCGCCTTGTCTCCCTACTTCCCTGCGAGTAAAACCCGAGAATTCCAGGCGGTACACAAGGTGTACGGGATGAGTAATGTTATAAAGATATTACGGAGTATTGAGAGCGAAGACGAGCGGAGGAGGGCGGCTGATTCGCTTGTGTGGGAAGCGTTTTGCAGGCAAACGAATCCTGTGTTGGGTTCGTATGGGGAGTTTAAGAAGGTGGTAGAAGAGCTTAAGTTTTACAAAAACCAAAATCAACAGTTGCAAGAGGCTTACGCAAGGGCATCGGAGTTGATCGGGTGGAACAGATCTAGTAATGGGATGAACACCGCCGCTGCTGGCGCCAGTGGC